The Pyxidicoccus xibeiensis genome contains the following window.
TGTTCTCCAAGAAGACGGACCCGTCCCGCGCCAACCCCTTCCTCGTGCTGCAGGGCGGCCGCTTCCTCAAGTACCTCTGCTGCATCGCCATCGGCGTGCCCATCTACTTCACCACCGGCATCCTCTTCACCTTCGCCCCCGAGCTGGCGACGGGCCTGGGCGTCAAGGGCACGGTGACGGCCGGCAACGCCATCCTCTACGGCTCCATCGGCCTGACGCTGGGGGACCTGCTGGCGGGCCTGTTCAGCCAGTGGCTCAAGAGCCGCAAGCGCGCGGTGGGCCTGAACATCACCGCGGCTTTCGGGCTGATGCTCTTCTACACGCTCGTCCCCGGCCTCACGAGCACGGCCGTCTACGTCCTCAGCTTCTTCATGGGCATCACCGTGGGCTACTGGGCCGTGCTGGTGACGATGGCCGCCGAGCAGTTCGGCACCAACATCCGCGGCACCGTGGCGACGACGGTGCCCAACTTCGTGCGCGGCTCGGCCGCCATCGCCGCCAGCGGCGTGGCGTGGCTCAAGGGCTCGCAGGGCATGAGCATGGGCAACGCGGCGCTCCTCGTGGGCTGCCTCTGCTTCGGCCTGGCCCTGCTCGCGCTGCTGCGCCTGGAGGAGACCTTCCACCGGGACCTGGACTACGAGGAGACCGCCGACGGCAGCCGCACGGTGCCGGCCTCCTCCCAGTCCCACGGCTGAGGCCTGTCCGTCAGGCCCGCGGCTTCACCCGCACCGGCAGGCCGCCCTTGGGGATGAAGGTCAGCTTCGTCATCCACTTCACCGGCCCCCGGCCCGCGTACTCCACGTCCAGCTCGCGCAGCAGCATCGTCAGCGCGAGCACCGTGTCCACCATGGACATGTGCTGGCCCACGCAGATGCGCTGCCCCGCGCCGAACGGCACGTAGGCGCACTTGTGCATGCCGGACAGCCGCTCCGGCAGGAAGCGGTCCGGGTCGAACTGCTCCGCCGACGTCCAGTAGTCCGGGTGCCGGTGGATGGCGTACGGGAACATCAGGATGTGGGACTTCTTGGGGACCATGATGTCCCCCACCTGGATGGCCTCCTTCGCCTCGCGCAAGATGGCGAAGGCGGGCGGGCACAGCCGGTTGACCTCCTGCACCACCCGGGCCGTGTAGGGCAGCTTCGGCACGTCCTCCAGCGTCGGCTCCGCGTTGCCCACCGCCCCGCGCAGCTCGTCTCGGATGTTGCGCACCACGTCCGGGTACTGGGTGCAGGCGTGGACGGCCCACGTCACGGACGTGGCAATCATCTCGAAGCTGGCGCCGAACAGGTTGACGATTTCATCCCGCACCTGCACGTCGTCCATGTTCTCCCCGGACTCGCGCGCCCGCGCCTCCACCAGCATGGACAGCAGGGTGATGTCCCCCTCCTGCGTCCCCCGCATGCGCCGGTTCGCCAGCCGCCCGTAGATCCACTCGTTGACCTGCGCCACGGAGGCATCCACGCGCCGGCCCAGGGGGTTGAGCCGGGGGACCAGGGCATACACCAGCTGGTGCCACGGCGAGGGCCGCTTCCCGAAGACCTCGATGGCCCGCATGATGCCCAGGAACTGCTCCTCGGACGGCTGCTCGTCGAAGCAGGTGCGCCACATCACCCCGAACATCATCCGCGCGGCCTCGTGATACATGTCGAACGTCTCACCCCGCGCGCCCATCCCCCTCCAGCGCTCCACGGCCTTGCGCATCTCGTCGGTGAAGATGCCCGCCCACAGCTTCACCTTCTCCTTGTGGAAGAGCGGCTGCACCATGTGCCGCTGGCGCTTCCAGAAGTCGCCCCGGCTCACCGTCAGCCCGTTGCCGTTGAAGGGGTTGACGATGCGCGGCTTGGGGAAGGCCGCCGGCTCGTCGATGAGCACCCGCTTCACGTCCACGGGGTTGCGCAGGAAGGTGAGCGGCGAGCCATAGACGGGGAACACCACCGAGTCGCCGTACTCCGCATGGAGGCGGTTGGCGAGGGCCAGCGGCTCTTCAATCATCGGGAAGAAGAGGCCGAGCTTGGGCAGTCCCCGAGGCCCCGCAACCGGGCGCAGGGGGGGAGTCGTCACTGGGGTGTCCATTCGCGGATTTCCTCCCGCGGCGCCTCGCAGGTCAAGGACGCAGGGGCGGTATCAACGCGGTATAGGAGACGTTCGGCCCGGGAACGGTTGCGGCGGGGGCGTGGGGATGACTACAGCGGGTGCCACCATGGCTCTGCCTCCCCTGCGTCCCATCCAGAAGGTGTTGTGCGCCAACCGCGGTGAGATCGCCATCCGCGTCTTCCGTGCCTGCAACGAGCTGGGCATCCGCACCGTCGCCATCTACAGCGACGAGGACCGCACCCACGAGCACCGGCACAAGGCGGACGAGGCGTACCTCGTGGGACGCGGCAAGCGCCCGGTGGAGGCCTACCTGGGCATCGACGAAATCCTCGACGTGGCCGAGCGGGCCGGGGTGGACGCCATCCACCCCGGGTATGGCTTCCTGTCGGAGAACGCCGACTTCGCCGAGGCGTGCGAGCGCCGGGGCATCCGCTTCATCGGCCCGCGCTCCGCGGTGGTGCGGACCATGGGGGACAAGGTGGCGGCCAAGCACCTGGCCCAGGAGGTGGGCGTGCCGGTGGTGCCCGGCATCACCCTGGAGGGCGACGACGCCCGGGTGGTGGAGCAGGCGCGGGCCTTCTTCGTCCAGCACGGCGGCCCCATCCTGGTGAAGGCGGCGCACGGCGGCGGCGGCCGGGGCATGCGCGTGGTGCGCGAGGAGAAGGACCTGGAGTCCGCGCTGGCCTCCGCGCGCTCGGAGGCGAAGAGCGCCTTCGGCTCGGCGGCGGTGTTCCTGGAGCGCTTCCTGGAGAAGGTGCGCCACATCGAGGTGCAGCTCCTGGGCGACCTGCACGGCAACCTGGTGCACCTGCACGAGCGGGACTGCTCGGTGCAGCGCCGCCACCAGAAGGTCATCGAGATTGCCCCTGCCCCCAACCTGGCCCAGCCGCTGCGGGCCGCCATCTGCGACGCGGCGGTGCGGCTGGCACGCGCGGCGGGCTACTCCAGCGCGGGCACGGCGGAGTTCCTCGTCACCGGCGATACGTTCTACTTCATCGAGTGCAACGCGCGGCTCCAGGTGGAGCACACCGTCACCGAGCAGGTGACAGGCGTGGACCTGGTGCAGAGCCAGATTCGCATCGCGGAGGGGCACCGGCTGGACTCGCCCGCGGTGGGCATCCCCTCGCAGGAGGCCATCGTCCCCCGTGGCTACGCGGTGCAGCTGCGCGTCACCACCGAGGACCCGGCCAACAACTTCATGCCGGACGCGGGCGTCATCACCGCCTGGCGCGCGGCCCACGGCTTTGGCATCCGGCTGGACGGCTCGAACGGCTACAGCCAGGCGCACATCTCGCCGTACTACGACTCCATGCTGGTGAAGGTCATCGCGTACGCGCCCACGTTCGAGGGCGCGGTGATGAAGGGCCAGCGCGCGCTGCGCGAGTTCCGCATCCGCGGCGTGAAGACCAACCTGCCCTTCCTGGAGAACGTGCTGAACCACCCGGCCTTCCAGCAGGGCCAGACGTACACGCGCTTCATCGACGAGACGCCGGAGCTGTTCCAGTTCGAGCCCCGCCGGGATCGCGCCAGCAAGCTGATGAACTACCTGGGCGACGTCATCGTCAACGGGCACCCCACCATCAAGAAGCCCCAGCGGCTCAAGCCCACCCAGTTCATGGAGCCCCGCCTGCCGGTGACGCCGCCCGGCCCGGCGCCGCGCGGCACCGCGCAGATCCTCGCGGAGAAGGGGCCCAGGGGCCTGGCGGAGTGGGTGCTGGCACAGAAGCGCGTGCTGCTCACCGACACCACGATGCGGGACGCGCACCAGTCGCTGCTGGCCACGCGCATGCGCACGCGGGACGTGCTGCGCGTGGCGCCGGCCACCGCGCGCCTGGCGTCGGACCTGTTCAGCCTCGAGTGCTGGGGCGGCGCGACGTTCGACACCGCGTACCGCTTCCTCAACGAGGACCCGTGGGCGCGCCTGCGCTCGCTGAAGGCCGCCGCGCCGAACCTCCTGCTGCAGATGCTGCTGCGCGGCGCCAACGCGGTGGGCTACACCAGCTATCCGAACAACGTGGTGGAGGCCTTCATCGACGAGGCGGCCGAGGCGGGCGTGGACGTCTTCCGCATCTTCGACAGCCTCAACGACCTGGGCAGCATGGAGGTGTCCATCCAGCGCGTGCTCAAGACGGGCAAGGTGGCGGAGGTGGCCATCTGCTACACGGGCGACGTCGCCAACCCCAAGCGCAAGAAGTACACGCTGGACTACTACGCGGACCTGGCGCGGCGGATCGAAGACTCTGGCGCGCACTTCCTGTGCATCAAGGACATGGCGGGCCTGCTGCGCCCGCGCGCCGCGGCCATGCTGATGGAGCGGCTGCGCGAGGTGACGCGCCTGCCCATCCACCTGCACATGCACGACACGGCGGGCAACGGCATCGCCAGCTACCTGGAGGCCATCGAGCACGGGGTGCACATCGTCGACGTGGCGCTGGGCAGCATGGCCGGCCTCACCAGCCAGCCCAGCCTCAACGCCCTGGTGAGCGCCCTGCGCGGCCACCCGCGCGAGACGGGCCTGGCGAACGCACGGCTGCAGCCCCTGGCGAACTACTGGGAGGACGTGCGCGAGTACTACGCCCCCTTCGAGAGCGGCCTCAAGAGCACGACGAGCGAGGTGTACTACCACGAGATTCCGGGCGGTCAGTACTCCAACCTCCGGCCCCAGGTAGCGGAGATGGGGCTGCTGGGCCGGTGGAACGACGTGAAGGACGCCTTCGCGCTGGTGAATGTGCTGGTGGGCGACATCCCGAAGGTGACGCCCTCGTCGAAGATGGTGGGTGACTTCGCCATCTTCCTGCTCAAGAACGACCTGACGGTGCGGGCGAGCACGCTGGCGGAGGCGGCGGAGCTGACGCGGGCGAAGCTGATTGAAGAGGCGCCCCGGCTGGACTTCCCCTCCAGCGTGGTGGGCTACTTCCGGGGTGAGCTGGGTCAGCCGCCCAACGGCTTCCCGGAGGACCTGCGGGCCGCGGTGCTCAAGGGCCTGCCGCGCGTGGAGGGGCGGCCCTCGGCGAGCATGCCGCCGCTGGACCTGGACGGGCTGCAGCGCGACCTGTCCCAGAAGGCGGGCCACCCGCTCACGCGCGTGGACGCCATCTCCGCCGCGCTCTACCCGCGCGTCATGGCGGGCTACCTGGATGACCAGGCGCGCTACGAGGACGTGTCCATCCTCGACACGCCCAACTACTTCTACGGCATGGAGGTGGGCCAGGAGATCTGGGTCGACCTGGAGCCGGGCAAGACGCTGGTCATCAGCCTGTCGGCGGTGGGCGAGCCCGACGAGGACGGCTGCCGCACGGTGTACTTCGCGCTGAACGGCCACAACCGCACGGTGCTGGTGAGGGACCGCAGCCTCGCGGCGAAGGTAGAGGCGCGCCGGCAGGCGGACCGCGGCAACCCGAACCACGTGGCGGCGAGCATGCCGGGCACCGTCATCGCGCTGCACGTCAAGGCAGGGGCGCGCGTGGAGGCCGGGGCGCCGCTCGTCACGCTGGAGGCGATGAAGATGGAGACGGTGGTGCGCGCGCCGCGCGCGGGCACCGTGGCGGAGGTCGTCCCCCTGCTCAAGGGGGCCGTGCAGGGCGGAGACCTGCTGGCGGTGCTCCAGTAGCCGCCGGCCCGGGCGGGCCCTGCTTGCGCGTGCAGGGCCCTCGTCTGACGCCCGGCTGGCATCGGCTGCTGGGGGCGGGACGCTCCCGCGGCGCGGCCCGGCGGCCTCACACGGCGCCGTCGTCAGTAGAAGATGAGCTCGGGCTGCGCGGTGACGGTGGTGGAGAAGTCGCCCGTGTTGCCCGGCTCGGCGGCGCCGCCGGCGACCGTGGACTTCGTGCCATCCCCCCCATCGCCGCCCGAGGCGCCGCCTCCACCGCCCACCGCCACGAGGGTCGTCGGCGAGCCCGAGACGCCGGCGTTCCCCGCGGTGCCGCCGGTGACGACGATGTTGCTGGCATTGGCGATGGAGGGGGCACTGGCCGTGAGGAACTGGACGATGCCTCCGCCGCC
Protein-coding sequences here:
- a CDS encoding cytochrome P450 — its product is MDTPVTTPPLRPVAGPRGLPKLGLFFPMIEEPLALANRLHAEYGDSVVFPVYGSPLTFLRNPVDVKRVLIDEPAAFPKPRIVNPFNGNGLTVSRGDFWKRQRHMVQPLFHKEKVKLWAGIFTDEMRKAVERWRGMGARGETFDMYHEAARMMFGVMWRTCFDEQPSEEQFLGIMRAIEVFGKRPSPWHQLVYALVPRLNPLGRRVDASVAQVNEWIYGRLANRRMRGTQEGDITLLSMLVEARARESGENMDDVQVRDEIVNLFGASFEMIATSVTWAVHACTQYPDVVRNIRDELRGAVGNAEPTLEDVPKLPYTARVVQEVNRLCPPAFAILREAKEAIQVGDIMVPKKSHILMFPYAIHRHPDYWTSAEQFDPDRFLPERLSGMHKCAYVPFGAGQRICVGQHMSMVDTVLALTMLLRELDVEYAGRGPVKWMTKLTFIPKGGLPVRVKPRA
- a CDS encoding MFS transporter → MKFLRELRSVLNLTVLVAGLGYFVDLFDITLFGVVRVASLKDIGITDPGEILQKGLVIYNAQMIGMMVGGLLWGVLADKRGRLSVMFGSILLYSFANLANAFAWDVTSYAVCRFLGGVGLAGELGAAITLVAESLPKEKRGLGTTIVATLGMLGIVAAAFVGQHLTWKTAYITGGVMGIALLFARFKVSESELFSKKTDPSRANPFLVLQGGRFLKYLCCIAIGVPIYFTTGILFTFAPELATGLGVKGTVTAGNAILYGSIGLTLGDLLAGLFSQWLKSRKRAVGLNITAAFGLMLFYTLVPGLTSTAVYVLSFFMGITVGYWAVLVTMAAEQFGTNIRGTVATTVPNFVRGSAAIAASGVAWLKGSQGMSMGNAALLVGCLCFGLALLALLRLEETFHRDLDYEETADGSRTVPASSQSHG
- a CDS encoding pyruvate carboxylase: MALPPLRPIQKVLCANRGEIAIRVFRACNELGIRTVAIYSDEDRTHEHRHKADEAYLVGRGKRPVEAYLGIDEILDVAERAGVDAIHPGYGFLSENADFAEACERRGIRFIGPRSAVVRTMGDKVAAKHLAQEVGVPVVPGITLEGDDARVVEQARAFFVQHGGPILVKAAHGGGGRGMRVVREEKDLESALASARSEAKSAFGSAAVFLERFLEKVRHIEVQLLGDLHGNLVHLHERDCSVQRRHQKVIEIAPAPNLAQPLRAAICDAAVRLARAAGYSSAGTAEFLVTGDTFYFIECNARLQVEHTVTEQVTGVDLVQSQIRIAEGHRLDSPAVGIPSQEAIVPRGYAVQLRVTTEDPANNFMPDAGVITAWRAAHGFGIRLDGSNGYSQAHISPYYDSMLVKVIAYAPTFEGAVMKGQRALREFRIRGVKTNLPFLENVLNHPAFQQGQTYTRFIDETPELFQFEPRRDRASKLMNYLGDVIVNGHPTIKKPQRLKPTQFMEPRLPVTPPGPAPRGTAQILAEKGPRGLAEWVLAQKRVLLTDTTMRDAHQSLLATRMRTRDVLRVAPATARLASDLFSLECWGGATFDTAYRFLNEDPWARLRSLKAAAPNLLLQMLLRGANAVGYTSYPNNVVEAFIDEAAEAGVDVFRIFDSLNDLGSMEVSIQRVLKTGKVAEVAICYTGDVANPKRKKYTLDYYADLARRIEDSGAHFLCIKDMAGLLRPRAAAMLMERLREVTRLPIHLHMHDTAGNGIASYLEAIEHGVHIVDVALGSMAGLTSQPSLNALVSALRGHPRETGLANARLQPLANYWEDVREYYAPFESGLKSTTSEVYYHEIPGGQYSNLRPQVAEMGLLGRWNDVKDAFALVNVLVGDIPKVTPSSKMVGDFAIFLLKNDLTVRASTLAEAAELTRAKLIEEAPRLDFPSSVVGYFRGELGQPPNGFPEDLRAAVLKGLPRVEGRPSASMPPLDLDGLQRDLSQKAGHPLTRVDAISAALYPRVMAGYLDDQARYEDVSILDTPNYFYGMEVGQEIWVDLEPGKTLVISLSAVGEPDEDGCRTVYFALNGHNRTVLVRDRSLAAKVEARRQADRGNPNHVAASMPGTVIALHVKAGARVEAGAPLVTLEAMKMETVVRAPRAGTVAEVVPLLKGAVQGGDLLAVLQ